A single Chlamydia suis DNA region contains:
- a CDS encoding anti-sigma factor antagonist (This anti-anti-sigma factor, or anti-sigma factor antagonist, belongs to a family that includes characterized members SpoIIAA, RsbV, RsfA, and RsfB.), which yields MEWIAREYKNIFIVSLKGDLDAVTVPSLEDFLTKTVEKGRVNILLNMEKVFYMSSAGLRLLLSLAKLTKNRNGKLCICCLRDEVADIIRVAGLDKVITIRKAEQESFSDF from the coding sequence ATGGAATGGATAGCAAGAGAATACAAAAATATTTTCATAGTTTCTTTAAAAGGGGACTTAGATGCTGTGACAGTTCCTTCTTTAGAAGATTTTTTAACAAAAACTGTTGAGAAAGGACGTGTAAATATACTTCTAAATATGGAAAAAGTTTTTTATATGAGTAGCGCGGGGTTGCGCTTACTTCTTTCATTAGCAAAATTAACAAAAAATCGTAACGGCAAGCTTTGTATCTGTTGTCTTAGAGATGAAGTTGCTGATATCATCCGAGTCGCAGGATTGGATAAAGTCATTACCATCCGTAAAGCAGAACAAGAATCTTTTAGCGATTTTTAA
- a CDS encoding KH domain-containing protein gives MEDFAAYIVKNLVANPSSVEIRSSEDKASATLKLEIHTASEDMGKVIGRKGQTIQALRTILKRVGARLQKKILVELAQPENGNLVDQEALSLDYATASSTEDFEEDSPFVENSVEEEPSVIVRTLAGVCHGCTCSHHHD, from the coding sequence ATGGAAGATTTTGCAGCGTACATCGTCAAAAATTTAGTTGCCAATCCCAGTTCCGTAGAGATTCGATCATCCGAGGATAAAGCCAGTGCAACCCTTAAGCTGGAAATCCATACGGCCTCTGAAGACATGGGGAAAGTTATCGGAAGAAAGGGACAAACTATACAAGCATTAAGAACCATTCTGAAACGCGTGGGCGCCAGACTTCAGAAAAAAATCCTTGTTGAGCTTGCTCAACCAGAGAATGGTAATCTTGTAGATCAAGAAGCTCTGTCTCTAGACTATGCAACAGCATCCTCTACTGAAGATTTTGAGGAAGACTCTCCATTTGTTGAAAACAGCGTTGAAGAAGAACCCTCTGTTATTGTCCGCACTCTAGCTGGCGTATGCCACGGCTGTACTTGCTCTCATCATCACGATTAG
- a CDS encoding bifunctional UDP-N-acetylmuramate--L-alanine ligase/D-alanine--D-alanine ligase yields the protein MKSLFYHFIGIGGIGMSALAHILLDRGYRVSGSDLLEGEIVQTLKNKGAKFFLGHREEHIPEGAVVVYGSGISQENPEFLSAKNRGHRLIHRAELLAELAKDQISIFVTGSHGKTTVSSLITAILQKLGTTPSFAIGGLNGDGINGGSGFEYFVAEADESDGSIQHYLPEFSVITNIDDEHLSNFGGDRGALLASLQDFAFRTRRSCWYNGDCSLLRSSLKGNTFGFSSSCDLHILSYRQEEWRVFFTAQYQGILYEDVEVQLAGEHNVMNAAAAMGIALSLGIDELTIRDALREFSGVQRRLQRKNVSETFLFLEDYAHHPSEISCTLQAVRAAVGQRRVLAICQPHRFSRLKECWERFPSAFKYADEVFLTEVYGAGEREEEVPYQELAQSISRESLVKCTYVPFQELKRFLEQRIRVHDVCVSLGAGNIVTLGESLQDFEPKKLSLGILCGGRSCEHDISILSAKNIARHLSSTFYEVQGFIITREGLWKKVSLLEGTEDSEKSIFDPEIAMQLERLDVIVPILHGPYGEDGAIQGFLETIGKPYTGPSVVFAAIGMNKVLTKRFMSDLGIPVVPYLPLTLTGWKQDPEKCLAQIMKAFSFPMFVKAAHLGSSIGVFEVHDAQELREAIHEAFVLDNDVFIEESRLGCKEIEVSFLGDGAGVFFVAGMHERRGSGGFIDYCEKYGLSGKPSAQIVFDVDLSQEMQEQLLGAAEKIYRLLQGKGSCRIDFLVDDEGSFWLSEINPIPGTTESSPFLTAFVRKGWSCEQIIHQLVIDGLQRFDHRQRLISPSFVDQAFVVR from the coding sequence ATGAAAAGCTTGTTTTACCACTTCATTGGCATTGGTGGGATTGGAATGAGTGCTTTGGCACACATCCTTCTTGACCGAGGGTATCGTGTGTCAGGGAGCGATCTCTTAGAAGGAGAAATAGTACAGACTTTAAAAAACAAGGGAGCGAAATTTTTTCTAGGGCACAGAGAAGAACATATTCCAGAGGGAGCGGTAGTTGTATACGGCTCGGGAATTTCTCAGGAAAATCCAGAATTTTTATCTGCTAAAAATCGAGGACATCGGCTCATCCATAGAGCCGAGTTATTGGCAGAGCTTGCTAAAGACCAGATTTCTATCTTCGTGACAGGGAGCCATGGCAAGACAACAGTCTCTTCTTTAATCACTGCGATTTTACAAAAATTGGGAACAACACCTTCCTTTGCGATAGGCGGGTTAAATGGAGACGGAATAAATGGAGGCTCAGGATTCGAGTACTTCGTTGCAGAGGCTGATGAGAGCGATGGGTCTATTCAGCATTATTTACCAGAATTTTCTGTTATTACGAACATTGATGATGAGCATCTATCGAATTTTGGTGGAGACCGAGGGGCCCTGCTTGCTTCTTTGCAAGACTTTGCTTTTAGAACGCGGCGGAGCTGTTGGTACAACGGCGATTGCTCTCTGTTGCGCTCTTCCTTGAAGGGAAATACATTTGGATTTTCTTCCTCCTGCGATTTGCATATTCTATCTTATCGCCAGGAGGAATGGAGAGTATTCTTTACAGCGCAGTATCAAGGGATTCTCTATGAGGATGTAGAAGTTCAGTTAGCCGGTGAGCATAACGTGATGAATGCTGCTGCCGCTATGGGCATTGCTCTCTCTTTAGGAATAGATGAACTCACGATTAGGGATGCTTTGCGGGAATTTTCAGGGGTCCAACGAAGATTGCAAAGAAAAAATGTGTCGGAGACGTTTCTTTTCTTAGAAGATTATGCACATCATCCATCGGAGATTTCCTGCACACTGCAAGCTGTTCGTGCTGCTGTTGGACAAAGACGCGTTTTAGCCATTTGTCAGCCTCACCGGTTTTCTCGATTAAAAGAGTGTTGGGAGCGTTTTCCCTCTGCATTCAAATATGCTGATGAGGTGTTCTTAACAGAAGTATACGGAGCGGGGGAGAGAGAGGAAGAGGTTCCTTATCAGGAGCTTGCGCAGTCGATTAGTCGGGAGTCTTTAGTAAAGTGTACGTATGTTCCTTTCCAGGAATTGAAAAGGTTTTTAGAGCAGCGTATTCGTGTACATGATGTGTGTGTCTCTTTAGGCGCTGGTAATATTGTGACTTTAGGAGAGAGTTTACAAGATTTTGAGCCGAAGAAGCTGTCTTTAGGAATCCTCTGTGGGGGACGATCTTGTGAGCACGATATTTCTATTTTATCTGCAAAGAATATAGCGCGCCATCTTTCTTCGACTTTTTATGAGGTACAGGGATTCATAATTACCCGCGAAGGGTTATGGAAAAAGGTTTCCTTGCTAGAAGGGACTGAGGATTCCGAGAAGTCTATTTTCGATCCCGAGATAGCGATGCAGCTAGAGAGACTAGATGTAATAGTTCCTATATTACACGGTCCTTATGGAGAAGATGGAGCTATACAGGGATTTTTGGAGACGATTGGGAAGCCGTATACGGGACCTTCCGTTGTTTTTGCTGCGATAGGAATGAATAAGGTGCTTACTAAACGTTTTATGAGTGATCTAGGGATTCCTGTTGTTCCTTACTTACCTCTGACATTGACGGGCTGGAAGCAAGATCCAGAGAAGTGTTTAGCCCAGATCATGAAGGCTTTTTCATTCCCGATGTTCGTAAAAGCTGCCCACTTAGGGTCCAGTATCGGGGTTTTTGAAGTGCATGATGCTCAGGAGTTGCGAGAAGCGATTCACGAAGCTTTTGTTCTGGATAACGATGTTTTTATAGAAGAGAGTCGCTTAGGTTGTAAGGAGATAGAAGTTTCTTTCTTGGGGGATGGTGCAGGAGTCTTTTTTGTAGCAGGAATGCATGAACGACGTGGAAGCGGAGGATTTATTGATTATTGCGAGAAATATGGGCTAAGCGGAAAGCCTAGTGCGCAGATTGTATTTGATGTAGATCTTTCTCAAGAGATGCAAGAACAGCTACTCGGAGCAGCAGAAAAAATTTATCGTTTATTACAAGGGAAGGGATCTTGTCGTATTGATTTTTTGGTGGATGATGAAGGGAGTTTTTGGCTTTCGGAAATTAATCCTATTCCTGGAACGACAGAGTCAAGTCCTTTTCTTACAGCATTTGTTCGCAAGGGGTGGAGTTGTGAACAAATTATTCATCAACTGGTGATAGATGGATTACAACGTTTTGATCACCGCCAACGCTTGATATCGCCATCTTTTGTAGATCAAGCGTTCGTTGTGCGGTAG